The Neoarius graeffei isolate fNeoGra1 chromosome 12, fNeoGra1.pri, whole genome shotgun sequence genome window below encodes:
- the ube2g1b gene encoding ubiquitin-conjugating enzyme E2G 1b — MTEQSSLLLRKQLAELNKNPVEGFSAGLIDDDDIYQWEVVVIGPADTLFEGGFFKANLTFPHDYPLRPPKMKFITEIWHPNVAKNGDVCISILHEPGEDKFGYEKPEERWLPIHTVETIMISVISMLADPNSDSPANVDAAKEWREDPDGEFKRKVARCVRKSQEMAFD, encoded by the exons ATGACCGAACAGTCGTCGCTTCTTCTTAGAAAGCAGTTAGCAG AACTCAATAAGAACCCTGTTGAGGGCTTTTCGGCTGGTCTGATCGATGATGATGATATATATCAGTGGGAGGTTGTGGTCATCGGTCCAGCAGATACGTTGTT CGAGGGTGGATTTTTTAAAGCGAACCTCACCTTTCCTCATGACTACCCACTCCGCCCTCCAAAGATGAAATTTATTACAGAAATCTGGCACCCTAATG TGGCGAAGAATGGCGACGTCTGCATCTCGATCTTACACGAGCCAGGAGAGGACAAGTTTGGCTATGAGAAGCCTGAAGAGCGCTGGCTGCCAATCCACACCGTCGAGACAATCATGATCAGTGTTATCTCCATGCTCGCAGACCCGAACAGTGACTCACCGGCCAATGTGGATGCTGCT AAAGAATGGCGAGAGGATCCTGATGGAGAGTTCAAAAGGAAAGTAGCCCGCTGTGTCAGAAAAAGCCAGGAGATGGCATTCGACTAG